One Defluviimonas sp. SAOS-178_SWC DNA window includes the following coding sequences:
- a CDS encoding calcium-binding protein, which produces MLASLFGILMVGAAVDFTGILKSEDDDADECPASGNGAQPENTIEGTPLAEIIAGGAESEAMFGHGGDDQIGGYEGADTLDGGEGADDLHGMAGDDTIIGGKGDDTLHGEDGEDWLDGGAGDDLLSGYEDDDDLFGGDGNDALIGGGGADRFDGGAGDDALEGSDGDDTLFGGVGQDTLMGGDGNDVLDGRVTADGAPDTDGRDFLNGGRGDDTILVGQDDWADGGEGADAFVLPGWLGGAEGTATIVDYDPAEDQLVVVFDPAGHPDPEITVEPDDGTEGAVHILLDGAVIARVLGNPDLTADDITLVAQNEVQAA; this is translated from the coding sequence ATGCTGGCCAGTCTGTTCGGGATTCTGATGGTGGGGGCCGCCGTGGATTTCACCGGCATACTTAAATCGGAGGATGACGACGCGGACGAATGCCCTGCGTCCGGAAATGGCGCCCAGCCCGAAAACACCATCGAAGGCACGCCTCTGGCCGAGATCATAGCCGGCGGCGCCGAATCCGAAGCGATGTTCGGCCATGGTGGCGACGATCAGATCGGCGGCTACGAGGGGGCCGACACGCTCGATGGCGGTGAAGGCGCGGACGATCTGCACGGTATGGCGGGCGACGACACGATCATCGGTGGCAAAGGTGACGACACGCTCCACGGCGAGGATGGCGAAGACTGGCTCGACGGTGGTGCGGGTGACGATCTGCTTTCGGGCTACGAGGACGACGACGATCTTTTTGGCGGCGACGGCAACGATGCGCTCATTGGCGGTGGCGGGGCCGACCGGTTCGACGGGGGCGCGGGCGACGATGCGCTCGAAGGGTCCGACGGCGACGACACGCTGTTCGGCGGGGTCGGGCAGGACACGCTCATGGGCGGTGACGGCAATGACGTGCTCGATGGCCGCGTCACGGCCGATGGTGCGCCCGACACCGATGGGCGCGATTTCCTGAACGGCGGGCGCGGCGACGACACGATCCTCGTCGGCCAGGACGACTGGGCCGACGGGGGCGAGGGCGCGGACGCCTTCGTCCTGCCGGGGTGGCTGGGCGGGGCCGAGGGAACCGCGACCATCGTTGACTATGATCCCGCGGAGGATCAGCTTGTCGTCGTCTTTGACCCGGCCGGACATCCCGATCCCGAGATCACCGTCGAACCCGACGATGGGACCGAGGGGGCGGTGCACATCCTTCTCGACGGCGCGGTCATCGCCCGGGTGCTCGGCAATCCGGACCTGACTGCGGACGACATCACGCTGGTCGCACAGAACGAGGTGCAGGCGGCGTGA
- a CDS encoding DUF1643 domain-containing protein gives MITRRHEADGTRSEALYSDCEAYRYLLSRDWGEGGRLLYILLNPSTATEARNDPTIERCERRARAAGFGGFAVANVFAFRATDPRDLKRAAEPVGAANDAILAEVATDATMILCGWGAHGGHLGRGDTVVRLLRAGGHPLWHLGLTQGGQPRHPLYIGYARGPERWVNGGENADN, from the coding sequence ATGATCACCCGCCGGCACGAGGCCGACGGCACCCGGTCGGAGGCGCTCTATTCCGATTGCGAGGCCTATCGCTACCTCCTTAGCCGCGACTGGGGCGAAGGCGGGCGGCTCCTCTATATCCTCCTCAATCCCTCGACGGCGACCGAGGCGCGGAACGACCCGACGATCGAACGCTGCGAAAGGCGGGCGCGGGCGGCGGGGTTCGGCGGTTTCGCTGTGGCGAACGTCTTTGCCTTCCGGGCCACCGATCCGCGCGATCTGAAGCGGGCGGCGGAACCGGTCGGGGCGGCGAACGATGCGATCCTTGCCGAGGTCGCCACTGATGCCACCATGATCCTCTGCGGCTGGGGCGCGCATGGCGGCCATCTCGGGCGCGGGGATACAGTTGTGCGGCTCCTGCGCGCCGGGGGGCATCCGCTCTGGCATCTGGGGCTGACACAGGGCGGGCAGCCGCGCCATCCGCTCTATATCGGCTATGCGCGCGGGCCGGAACGTTGGGTAAACGGCGGGGAAAATGCCGACAATTGA
- a CDS encoding RluA family pseudouridine synthase: MTDAAYAPPEEPLRVIHADHAILVVDKPAGLLTVPGKGEDLADCLIARVQMVFPEALLVHRLDRDTSGAIVFALTRHAQRVLSAQFEGRKTKKAYRARLWGHLEPKEGRVDLPLIVDWPNRPRQHVNHETGKPAQTDWKVLGHDEDGTTRVRLFPITGRSHQLRVHMREIGHPILGDALYAEGPARDFPRLMLHAESLRIAHPETGKGMTFTAPCPFR, encoded by the coding sequence ATGACCGACGCCGCCTATGCCCCGCCCGAAGAGCCGCTGCGCGTGATCCATGCCGATCACGCGATCCTCGTCGTCGACAAACCCGCCGGGCTTCTCACCGTCCCGGGCAAGGGCGAGGATCTGGCGGATTGCCTGATCGCGCGGGTGCAGATGGTGTTCCCCGAGGCGCTTCTGGTTCACCGGCTCGACCGCGACACGTCGGGCGCCATCGTTTTCGCGCTGACCCGGCACGCGCAGCGTGTCCTGTCGGCCCAGTTCGAGGGGCGCAAGACCAAGAAGGCCTATCGCGCCCGGCTCTGGGGGCATCTCGAACCGAAAGAGGGCCGCGTCGACCTGCCGCTGATCGTCGACTGGCCGAACCGCCCCCGCCAGCACGTGAACCACGAGACCGGCAAGCCCGCCCAGACCGACTGGAAGGTCCTCGGCCATGACGAGGACGGCACGACACGGGTGCGACTCTTTCCGATCACCGGGCGGAGCCATCAGTTGCGCGTCCACATGAGGGAGATCGGCCACCCGATCCTCGGCGACGCGCTCTATGCCGAAGGGCCTGCGCGCGATTTCCCGCGCCTCATGCTCCACGCCGAAAGCCTGCGCATCGCCCATCCCGAGACCGGCAAGGGGATGACGTTCACAGCCCCCTGTCCGTTCCGATGA
- a CDS encoding homocysteine S-methyltransferase family protein has translation MADIILLDGGMGQELVARSGDTPTPLWATQVMLDHPGLVRAVHADYFAAGATVATTNTYAIHHDRLVKAGLDDRFAALHMQALAEAANARAENGAGRIAASLGPLVASYRPETHPPHAEAVGKYAEIATLLAPAVDFFLAETVASLAHARAVLEGARVGGKPVWLSVTVDDEDGSRLRSGEALSDLGPVLKAGGASAVLANCSAPEAMAAALGALRGFGLPFGAYANGFQQITKDFLKDSPTVDALSARPEMTPERYADFAMRWVEMGATIVGGCCETTPAHIAEIARRLREAGHRIV, from the coding sequence ATGGCGGACATAATCCTTCTCGACGGTGGCATGGGCCAGGAACTCGTCGCCCGATCCGGCGACACGCCGACGCCGCTCTGGGCGACGCAGGTGATGCTGGATCACCCCGGCCTCGTCCGCGCCGTCCACGCGGACTACTTCGCCGCCGGCGCCACGGTGGCGACGACGAACACCTATGCGATCCATCACGACCGTCTGGTGAAGGCCGGCCTCGACGACCGCTTCGCCGCCCTGCACATGCAGGCGCTGGCGGAGGCCGCGAACGCCCGTGCCGAGAACGGGGCCGGCCGCATTGCCGCATCGCTCGGACCTCTCGTCGCCTCCTACCGCCCGGAAACGCATCCGCCGCATGCCGAGGCGGTGGGAAAATACGCCGAGATCGCCACCCTCCTTGCCCCCGCCGTCGATTTTTTCCTGGCGGAGACGGTGGCGTCGCTGGCCCATGCCAGGGCGGTTCTGGAAGGGGCGCGGGTGGGCGGCAAGCCGGTCTGGCTGTCGGTGACCGTCGACGACGAGGACGGAAGCCGCCTGCGCTCCGGCGAGGCGCTCTCCGACCTCGGACCGGTCCTGAAAGCCGGGGGCGCCTCTGCCGTGCTCGCCAACTGTTCGGCGCCGGAGGCTATGGCCGCCGCGCTCGGGGCGCTGCGGGGCTTCGGCCTTCCCTTCGGCGCCTATGCCAATGGCTTCCAGCAGATCACCAAGGACTTCCTGAAGGACAGCCCGACGGTCGACGCCCTCTCGGCGAGGCCGGAGATGACGCCCGAACGCTATGCGGATTTCGCGATGCGCTGGGTCGAGATGGGTGCGACGATCGTCGGCGGCTGCTGCGAAACGACCCCGGCCCATATCGCCGAGATCGCCCGGCGGCTGAGGGAAGCCGGTCACCGGATCGTCTGA
- a CDS encoding LysE family translocator: MWETIQTFPSAQLLAFTLAGLMLNLTPGADVMFATASGLRGGPRAGIAAGLGVGLGGALHVTLAALGLSALIAAHPAALGAIRWMGALYLLWLAVQAWRAGPPHAEERGATRPLRALGRGFLANALNPKVILFILAFLPQFTDPAYGPVWHQIVLLGGIFTVTGTLVTMGYGALAGAMGRALGRRLGILNRIAALVFAGLAARLVWE, from the coding sequence ATGTGGGAGACGATCCAGACCTTTCCCTCTGCCCAGCTTCTGGCCTTCACCCTGGCCGGGCTGATGCTGAACCTCACGCCGGGGGCGGATGTGATGTTCGCCACCGCCTCGGGGCTTCGGGGCGGGCCGCGAGCCGGGATCGCGGCCGGGCTTGGCGTCGGGCTCGGGGGCGCGTTGCACGTGACGCTCGCGGCACTTGGCCTTTCGGCGCTCATCGCGGCACATCCGGCGGCTCTGGGCGCGATCCGCTGGATGGGCGCGCTCTACCTTCTCTGGCTCGCCGTTCAGGCCTGGCGTGCCGGCCCGCCACATGCCGAGGAGCGCGGCGCGACCCGGCCCCTTCGTGCGCTCGGGCGCGGTTTTCTCGCCAATGCGCTCAATCCCAAGGTCATCCTCTTCATCCTCGCCTTCCTGCCGCAGTTCACCGATCCGGCCTACGGGCCGGTCTGGCACCAGATCGTGCTTCTCGGCGGGATCTTTACCGTTACCGGAACCCTGGTGACGATGGGCTATGGCGCGCTTGCCGGGGCGATGGGTCGGGCGCTTGGCCGTCGGCTCGGGATCTTGAACCGGATCGCGGCATTGGTCTTCGCCGGTCTCGCCGCCCGGCTGGTATGGGAGTGA
- a CDS encoding VOC family protein → MEFETVSAKDFGRALKGIGLNLLVRDVKALAAFLTEVFGMSAHRLSADFAIMTYAGEVFQLHSDATYHSHPLPSLLPEAGARGAGIEIRLYETDPDEAAARAAAFAGATILQAPADKPHGLRECVILCENGYAWVPSRRI, encoded by the coding sequence ATGGAGTTCGAGACGGTCTCAGCCAAGGACTTCGGGCGGGCGCTCAAGGGGATCGGGCTCAACCTCCTCGTTCGCGACGTAAAGGCCCTCGCTGCGTTCCTCACCGAGGTCTTCGGCATGTCGGCGCACCGGCTGTCGGCGGATTTCGCGATCATGACCTATGCGGGCGAGGTCTTTCAGCTGCATTCCGACGCCACCTACCATTCGCATCCCCTGCCCTCGCTTCTGCCCGAGGCAGGCGCGCGCGGGGCGGGGATCGAGATCCGGCTTTACGAAACCGATCCGGACGAGGCAGCCGCCCGCGCCGCCGCCTTTGCCGGCGCGACGATCCTGCAGGCACCGGCGGACAAGCCGCACGGGCTGAGGGAATGCGTGATCCTCTGCGAGAACGGCTATGCCTGGGTGCCGAGCCGGCGGATCTGA
- a CDS encoding GFA family protein: MRGRVHRGSCLCGGVAFEAEAPLGDVIACHCSQCRRTSGHFWAGSFVPRARFRLVSAATLRWFRSSPGVDRGFCATCGASLFWRPVDGTEICVAGGALDLPTGLKLAEHWHREDAGDYYSPEGPPPPPGDTAPELLACACLCGACAFDLPGPAGPVTACHCAQCRKLSGHYSASFDAGEDCMEWRRRDTLAEYRTPGGGTRGFCGRCGSSLWFRSAAGEVSVEAGSVLGPTGGRLLEHIFVASKGDYYEMDDGLPQSGGW; encoded by the coding sequence ATGAGAGGGCGGGTCCACCGCGGGAGCTGCCTCTGCGGCGGCGTGGCCTTCGAGGCGGAGGCCCCGCTCGGCGACGTCATCGCCTGCCATTGCAGCCAGTGCCGCCGCACCTCCGGCCATTTCTGGGCCGGGAGCTTCGTGCCGCGCGCACGGTTCCGGCTTGTCTCTGCCGCCACGCTACGCTGGTTCCGCTCGTCGCCCGGCGTCGATCGCGGCTTCTGCGCGACCTGCGGCGCCTCGCTCTTCTGGCGGCCTGTGGACGGCACCGAGATCTGCGTCGCGGGCGGCGCGCTCGATCTGCCGACCGGGCTGAAGCTCGCGGAGCATTGGCATCGGGAAGACGCGGGGGACTACTACAGCCCGGAGGGCCCGCCACCGCCACCCGGCGACACGGCGCCGGAACTGCTCGCCTGTGCCTGCCTCTGCGGCGCCTGCGCCTTCGATCTTCCGGGACCGGCAGGACCAGTCACCGCCTGCCACTGCGCCCAGTGCCGCAAGCTCTCCGGCCATTACTCCGCCTCCTTCGACGCCGGCGAAGATTGCATGGAGTGGCGCCGCCGCGATACGCTCGCGGAATACCGGACCCCCGGCGGCGGAACCCGCGGCTTCTGCGGCCGCTGCGGGTCGAGCCTGTGGTTCCGCTCGGCGGCGGGCGAGGTCTCGGTCGAGGCGGGCTCGGTCCTCGGCCCGACCGGTGGCCGGCTCCTCGAACACATCTTCGTGGCGAGCAAGGGCGACTATTACGAAATGGACGACGGCCTGCCGCAATCGGGTGGCTGGTAG
- a CDS encoding GAF domain-containing protein — translation MTVDYPTLAKVIESLAEGEDDIVALMATVACEVHQSDARFDWTGFYRVTAPETLKIGPYQGGHGCLTIPFARGVCGAAARTGKVQLVRDVEAFPGHIACAASTRSEIVLPVFGKGGRLIGVFDIDSDQPDAFTEEDADGLSAILASVFGAL, via the coding sequence ATGACTGTCGACTACCCCACGCTCGCCAAGGTGATCGAAAGCCTCGCCGAGGGCGAGGATGACATCGTCGCGCTGATGGCCACCGTCGCCTGCGAGGTGCACCAGTCCGATGCCCGCTTCGACTGGACCGGATTTTACCGCGTGACCGCGCCGGAAACCCTGAAGATCGGCCCCTATCAGGGTGGCCATGGCTGCCTCACCATCCCCTTCGCCAGGGGTGTCTGCGGCGCGGCGGCACGCACTGGCAAGGTCCAGCTCGTGCGGGACGTGGAGGCGTTCCCCGGCCATATCGCCTGCGCCGCCTCGACCCGGTCCGAGATCGTCCTGCCGGTCTTCGGCAAGGGCGGCCGGCTCATCGGCGTCTTCGACATCGACAGCGACCAGCCCGACGCCTTCACCGAAGAAGACGCCGACGGCCTTTCCGCGATCCTCGCGTCGGTTTTCGGCGCCCTCTGA
- a CDS encoding acetyl-CoA C-acyltransferase, which translates to MEEVVIAGAARTAMGGFQGAFAGTDAATLGGVAIAAALADAGSTQDQIEELLMGCVLPAGQGQAPARQAGFKAGLGEGVPATTLNKMCGSGMKAAMVAYDQIALGSTGIMVAGGMESMTNAPYLLPKMRSGARLGHANALDHMFLDGLEDAYDKGRLMGTFAEDCASAFQFTRAQQDDYALASLSRALDAERTGAFSGEIAPVTITTRKGETTVAVDEQPATARPEKIPTLKPAFRKDGTVTAANSSSISDGAAALVLASRAAAEAAGLKIRARILGHASHAHAPAEFPTAPIPAAKKLLARLGWTKEDVDLWEVNEAFAVVPMAFMHELGIDHAKVNVNGGACALGHPIGASGARIMVTLLNALEKRGLKRGIAAICIGGGEGTAIAIERC; encoded by the coding sequence ATGGAAGAGGTTGTGATTGCCGGTGCCGCGCGGACCGCGATGGGGGGCTTCCAGGGCGCCTTTGCCGGGACAGATGCGGCGACGCTCGGCGGCGTCGCCATTGCCGCCGCGCTCGCCGATGCCGGTTCGACGCAGGACCAGATCGAAGAACTCCTGATGGGCTGTGTCCTGCCCGCCGGTCAGGGCCAGGCCCCGGCGCGCCAGGCCGGGTTCAAGGCGGGCCTGGGTGAGGGGGTGCCGGCCACGACGCTGAACAAGATGTGCGGCTCGGGCATGAAGGCGGCAATGGTCGCCTACGACCAGATCGCGCTCGGGTCGACCGGGATCATGGTCGCCGGCGGGATGGAGAGCATGACCAACGCGCCCTATCTCCTGCCGAAGATGCGGTCCGGCGCACGGCTCGGGCATGCGAACGCGCTCGATCACATGTTCCTCGACGGGCTCGAGGATGCTTATGACAAAGGACGCCTCATGGGCACCTTTGCCGAGGATTGCGCCTCCGCGTTCCAGTTCACCCGGGCCCAGCAGGACGACTACGCTCTCGCCTCGCTCTCCCGCGCGCTCGACGCCGAGCGCACGGGTGCCTTCTCGGGTGAGATCGCGCCCGTCACCATCACGACCCGCAAGGGCGAGACGACCGTCGCCGTCGACGAACAGCCGGCCACCGCGCGGCCCGAAAAGATCCCGACACTGAAGCCGGCTTTCCGCAAGGACGGCACCGTGACGGCGGCCAATTCCTCGTCGATCTCCGACGGCGCGGCCGCCCTCGTCCTCGCCTCTCGCGCCGCCGCCGAGGCGGCCGGCCTGAAGATCCGCGCCCGCATTCTTGGCCATGCCAGCCATGCCCATGCGCCGGCGGAGTTCCCGACCGCGCCGATTCCGGCTGCGAAGAAACTTCTCGCACGGCTAGGTTGGACGAAGGAAGATGTCGACCTCTGGGAAGTGAACGAGGCCTTTGCCGTCGTGCCGATGGCCTTCATGCATGAGCTGGGCATCGACCACGCCAAGGTCAACGTCAACGGCGGTGCCTGCGCGCTCGGCCATCCGATCGGCGCCTCCGGGGCGCGGATCATGGTGACGCTCCTGAACGCGCTCGAAAAGCGCGGCCTCAAGCGGGGCATTGCCGCCATCTGCATCGGCGGCGGCGAGGGCACGGCCATCGCCATCGAGCGCTGTTGA
- a CDS encoding STAS domain-containing protein, translating into MNLSTDTGDGALIVRVNEERIDAAVAIQFKDRMREMTGGGAGPVILDLSRVMFIDSSGLGAIVAVMKFLAPARRLELAALTPNVGKVFHLTRMDSVFPIHASAPEPRRE; encoded by the coding sequence ATGAACCTTTCGACGGACACCGGAGACGGCGCACTGATCGTGCGCGTGAACGAGGAGCGGATCGACGCGGCCGTCGCGATCCAGTTCAAGGACAGGATGCGCGAGATGACCGGCGGCGGGGCCGGGCCGGTCATCCTCGACCTCTCGCGGGTGATGTTCATCGACAGCTCCGGGCTCGGCGCCATCGTCGCGGTGATGAAGTTCCTCGCCCCGGCAAGGCGGCTCGAGCTGGCGGCGCTGACACCGAATGTCGGCAAGGTCTTTCATCTGACGCGGATGGACAGCGTCTTCCCGATCCATGCCAGCGCCCCGGAACCACGTCGGGAATGA
- a CDS encoding ATP-binding protein — protein MTTEPAAKTEAAGQGTTPGGDLFRAAFIAEPIAVRDALRGAVARFARRITTEDAGALELALAEVLNNVAEHAYAEMQPGPVALYLRRAGGDLHCVIEDRGRPMPGLALPERQLRTVATTIDDLAEGGWGWALIRDLTADLAYSRKDGRNRLTFRIPLTAR, from the coding sequence ATGACGACTGAACCTGCTGCGAAAACCGAAGCTGCGGGACAGGGCACGACGCCGGGAGGCGATCTGTTCCGGGCCGCCTTCATCGCCGAACCGATCGCGGTGCGTGACGCGCTCCGGGGCGCGGTGGCGCGATTCGCCAGGCGGATCACGACGGAAGATGCCGGGGCGCTGGAACTTGCCCTGGCGGAGGTGCTGAACAACGTCGCCGAACACGCGTATGCGGAGATGCAGCCCGGTCCGGTCGCGCTTTACCTCCGGCGGGCGGGTGGCGACCTTCATTGCGTCATCGAGGATCGGGGCCGTCCGATGCCCGGTCTTGCACTGCCGGAGAGACAGCTGCGAACCGTCGCCACCACGATCGACGATCTCGCCGAGGGTGGCTGGGGCTGGGCGCTGATCCGCGACCTGACGGCGGACCTCGCCTACAGCCGGAAAGACGGCCGGAACAGGCTGACGTTCCGCATTCCTCTCACCGCCCGGTAG
- a CDS encoding gamma-glutamyltransferase family protein — protein sequence MRDFQLPGRSPVLAANAVCATSHPLVAKTALDVLQAGGNAVDAAIAGAVLLGFAEPQSCGIGGDCFALVKPAGTEEVIALNGSGRAPKGLRAAALRDRGMTAIGTESVESVTIPGAIDAFCALSDRFGRLGLAASLAPAIRYAEEGIPVAPRVAFDWPESGARLTGAARDIYLRDGKPLITGDTFRAPGQAEVLRRIAKEGRAGFYNGEVAEDMVRTLKALGGTHDLSDFAGTACTWTEPILGHYHGHDLLEHPPNGQGATAILILKILSHFNVAALDPFGPDRAHLEAEAAKLAYDARDRFIADPDFTTRLDHMISDDTAARLAALIDPKRAMEQVARRAEAVHRDTVYLTVVDRDRMAVSLIYSTYWGFGSGIASEKFGILFQNRGAGFTLAEGHPNEAAGGKRPMHTIIPAMLSHEGRVIMPFGVMGGSFQPMGHAHVVSNLLDYGMDPQEALDAPRSMAEDGVLKVERGYPDATARALAGMGHRVTVPDGPLGGGQAILIDHARGILHGASDPRKDGCALGY from the coding sequence ATGCGCGATTTCCAGCTACCCGGACGATCCCCCGTTCTGGCCGCGAACGCGGTCTGTGCCACATCCCATCCTCTCGTGGCCAAAACCGCGCTCGATGTCCTGCAGGCGGGCGGCAACGCGGTGGACGCCGCGATCGCCGGTGCCGTGCTCCTTGGGTTCGCCGAACCGCAAAGCTGCGGCATCGGCGGCGACTGCTTCGCGCTCGTCAAACCGGCGGGCACGGAAGAGGTAATCGCATTGAACGGATCGGGGCGGGCGCCGAAGGGGCTGCGGGCTGCCGCCCTCCGCGACCGGGGCATGACGGCGATCGGCACGGAAAGCGTCGAGTCGGTGACGATCCCCGGCGCGATCGACGCCTTTTGCGCGCTGTCTGATCGCTTCGGTCGCCTTGGCCTCGCCGCGAGCCTCGCCCCCGCGATCCGCTATGCCGAAGAAGGAATACCCGTCGCGCCCCGCGTCGCGTTCGACTGGCCGGAGAGTGGCGCGCGGCTGACCGGCGCGGCGCGGGATATCTACTTGCGGGACGGCAAACCCCTGATCACCGGCGACACCTTCCGGGCGCCCGGCCAGGCCGAGGTTCTACGCCGGATCGCAAAGGAAGGTCGGGCCGGGTTTTACAATGGCGAGGTCGCCGAGGATATGGTGCGCACGCTCAAAGCATTGGGCGGCACACATGACCTGTCCGACTTCGCCGGGACCGCGTGCACCTGGACCGAACCGATTTTGGGCCATTATCACGGTCACGACCTTCTTGAGCATCCTCCCAACGGTCAGGGCGCGACGGCGATCCTCATCCTGAAAATCCTGTCGCATTTCAACGTTGCTGCGCTTGACCCCTTCGGCCCGGACCGCGCGCATCTGGAAGCGGAGGCCGCCAAGCTCGCCTATGACGCGCGCGACCGCTTCATCGCCGATCCCGACTTCACGACTCGGCTCGACCACATGATCTCGGACGACACGGCGGCGCGACTGGCGGCCCTGATCGACCCGAAACGTGCGATGGAGCAGGTCGCCAGGCGGGCCGAGGCAGTTCATCGCGACACGGTCTATCTGACCGTCGTGGACCGCGACCGGATGGCGGTGTCGCTCATCTATTCGACCTACTGGGGCTTCGGTTCCGGCATTGCGTCGGAAAAATTCGGCATCCTCTTTCAGAACCGGGGCGCCGGGTTCACGTTGGCCGAGGGCCATCCGAACGAGGCGGCCGGCGGCAAGCGGCCGATGCATACCATCATTCCGGCGATGCTCTCCCATGAGGGCCGCGTGATCATGCCCTTCGGCGTCATGGGCGGGTCATTCCAGCCGATGGGGCACGCACATGTGGTGTCGAACCTTCTCGACTATGGCATGGACCCCCAAGAGGCCCTCGATGCGCCGCGTTCGATGGCCGAGGACGGGGTGCTGAAGGTGGAGCGCGGATATCCGGACGCCACCGCACGGGCGCTCGCCGGCATGGGGCATCGCGTGACCGTTCCGGACGGTCCGCTGGGCGGTGGGCAGGCGATCCTCATCGACCACGCGCGCGGCATCCTGCACGGCGCGTCCGACCCGCGAAAGGACGGTTGCGCGCTCGGCTACTGA
- the hspQ gene encoding heat shock protein HspQ, with amino-acid sequence MFKTSAKYHLGQVVRHRKHPFRGVVFDVDAMFSNTDEWYAAIPEDSRPVKEQPFYHLLAENDDSYYVAYVSEQNLIADYSGEPVDHPDLPDLFGDFEDGRYPLHFQLN; translated from the coding sequence ATGTTTAAAACGAGTGCGAAATATCATCTCGGACAGGTGGTGCGGCATCGCAAGCACCCGTTCCGTGGTGTCGTGTTCGATGTCGACGCGATGTTCTCCAATACCGACGAGTGGTACGCGGCGATCCCCGAGGACAGCCGCCCCGTGAAGGAGCAGCCCTTCTACCACCTTCTTGCCGAGAACGACGACAGCTACTACGTCGCCTATGTCTCGGAGCAGAACCTCATCGCCGACTATTCCGGCGAACCGGTCGATCATCCCGATCTGCCCGACCTTTTCGGGGATTTCGAGGACGGCCGCTATCCGTTGCATTTCCAGCTGAACTGA
- a CDS encoding lytic transglycosylase, with protein MSRLFRLGVLLLLVSCGGGNYSAPRNLDNACSVLDQRPKYLTAMKRAERNWGVPIHVQMATIYQESKFIGNAKTPHRFALGIIPMGRQSSAYGYSQALDGTWDDYVKATRNRSARRNKITDATDFIGWYMDQSERKLGISKWDATSQYLAYHEGHGGFSRGSHNEKAWLLRVAAEVGARAELYQRQLIACGKL; from the coding sequence ATGAGCAGACTTTTCCGGCTGGGTGTCCTGTTGCTGTTGGTGTCGTGCGGTGGCGGAAACTACTCTGCGCCGCGCAACCTCGACAATGCCTGTTCGGTCCTTGATCAGCGGCCGAAATACCTGACCGCGATGAAGCGCGCCGAACGGAATTGGGGCGTGCCGATCCATGTGCAGATGGCGACGATCTACCAGGAGTCGAAGTTCATCGGCAACGCCAAGACCCCGCATCGCTTCGCGCTCGGGATCATCCCGATGGGTCGCCAAAGCTCGGCCTACGGCTATTCCCAGGCGCTGGACGGCACCTGGGACGACTACGTGAAGGCCACACGCAATCGGAGCGCGCGGCGCAACAAGATCACCGATGCCACGGACTTCATCGGCTGGTACATGGACCAGTCCGAAAGGAAACTCGGCATCTCCAAGTGGGACGCGACGAGCCAGTACCTCGCCTATCACGAAGGCCATGGCGGCTTCTCTCGGGGCAGTCACAACGAGAAGGCCTGGCTGTTGCGGGTCGCGGCCGAGGTGGGGGCGCGTGCGGAGCTTTATCAGCGCCAGCTTATCGCGTGCGGCAAGCTCTGA
- a CDS encoding LolA family protein — protein MKLTAFLAPVLAAVLALPAHAEKLSLNAISNYINGLKTAEAEFRQINADGSTATGRVLIQRPGRMRFEYAPPDRTLVLATGGQVAVFDGKSNQPPEQYPLSKTPLNLILARTVDLTRDKMVVGHDEVDGLTVVTAQDPAHPELGTLQMAFSANPLALKQWLVTDEAGGRTTVILGPLKTGQSYETSLFSIQAEAAKLKRPERK, from the coding sequence ATGAAACTGACCGCTTTCCTCGCCCCCGTCCTCGCCGCCGTTCTGGCCCTCCCGGCCCATGCCGAGAAGCTGTCGCTGAACGCGATTTCCAATTATATCAACGGCTTGAAGACGGCGGAGGCCGAGTTCAGGCAAATCAACGCCGACGGCAGCACCGCCACCGGCCGCGTCCTGATCCAGCGCCCCGGCCGGATGCGCTTCGAATACGCCCCCCCCGACCGCACCCTCGTCCTCGCCACCGGCGGCCAAGTCGCTGTTTTTGATGGGAAATCCAACCAACCGCCCGAGCAATATCCGCTCTCGAAGACCCCCCTGAACCTCATCCTCGCCCGGACGGTCGACCTCACCCGCGACAAAATGGTCGTCGGCCATGACGAGGTGGACGGCCTAACCGTTGTAACCGCCCAAGACCCCGCCCATCCCGAGCTCGGCACGCTGCAAATGGCCTTTTCCGCCAACCCCTTAGCGCTGAAGCAGTGGCTGGTGACCGACGAGGCGGGCGGTCGGACGACGGTCATCCTCGGACCGCTGAAAACCGGTCAAAGCTACGAAACCAGCCTCTTTTCGATCCAGGCGGAAGCCGCCAAGCTCAAGCGCCCCGAGCGCAAGTGA